Proteins from a genomic interval of Caulobacter sp. NIBR1757:
- a CDS encoding DEAD/DEAH box helicase, translating to MTFPASHPALDAALLERGYETPTSVQSAVLEASDGQDLLVSAQTGSGKTVAFGIAMAESLLGTEERFGRADAPLALIIAPTRELAIQVQRELTWLYGKTGAKIVSCVGGMDARAEARALNFGAHIVVGTPGRLRDHLERGNLELTSLKVVVLDEADEMLDLGFREDLEFILETAPETRRTLLFSATIAKDIALLARKFQNDALRIDTTSKDQPHVDIDYRAVRVAPNEVEHAVVNVLRYFESPGALVFCHTREAVRHLQASLKERGFAVVGLSGELSQRERSDALQALRDGHARVCVATDVAARGLDLPDLGLVIHADLPQNKATLLHRSGRTGRAGRKGTSVLIVPYTRRRKAEMLFGSANIDAGWSGPPGAEEIRERDKARLLETAMTFEPVGEEDLALGKLLLEQKTPEEIAGAFMRLQRGGLPEPEELYDDGRGADARPAKGAPRERSERSEAPRGGYDRPERVEYAPREPREGGMTDGIWFRLNVGRGKNADPKWILPMICRLGHVTKKDVGSIKIFDSETKFEISAEASVRFAEAVRATSREDVKIEPSTAPGIGDTRSPRPAGPAPRPAGPSGAGPGGPRKPYGEKKPYEKKPPFKGPPPGKAGFKKHKP from the coding sequence ATGACCTTCCCCGCCAGCCACCCCGCCCTCGACGCGGCGCTCCTCGAGCGCGGCTATGAAACCCCGACCTCCGTCCAGTCCGCCGTGCTGGAAGCCTCCGACGGCCAGGACCTGCTGGTCAGCGCCCAGACGGGCTCGGGCAAGACCGTCGCCTTCGGCATCGCCATGGCCGAGAGCCTGCTGGGGACCGAAGAGCGGTTCGGCCGCGCCGATGCGCCGCTGGCCCTGATCATCGCCCCGACCCGCGAACTGGCCATCCAGGTGCAGCGCGAGCTGACCTGGCTGTACGGCAAGACCGGCGCCAAGATCGTCTCCTGCGTCGGCGGCATGGACGCCCGGGCCGAGGCCCGCGCCCTGAACTTCGGCGCCCATATCGTCGTCGGCACCCCCGGCCGCCTGCGCGACCACCTGGAACGCGGCAATCTGGAACTGACCAGCCTGAAGGTCGTCGTGCTCGACGAGGCCGACGAGATGCTGGACCTGGGCTTCCGCGAGGACCTGGAATTCATCCTCGAGACGGCGCCGGAAACGCGCCGCACCCTGCTGTTCTCGGCGACGATCGCCAAGGACATCGCCCTGCTGGCCCGCAAGTTCCAGAACGACGCCCTGCGCATCGACACCACCAGCAAGGACCAGCCGCACGTCGACATCGACTACCGCGCCGTCCGCGTGGCGCCGAACGAGGTGGAGCATGCCGTCGTCAACGTGCTGCGCTACTTCGAATCCCCCGGCGCCCTGGTCTTCTGTCACACCCGTGAAGCCGTGCGGCACCTGCAGGCGTCCCTGAAGGAACGCGGCTTTGCCGTCGTCGGCCTGTCCGGTGAACTGAGTCAGCGCGAACGCTCCGATGCGCTGCAGGCCCTGCGTGACGGTCACGCCCGCGTCTGTGTCGCCACCGACGTCGCCGCGCGCGGCCTCGACTTGCCCGACCTCGGCCTCGTCATCCACGCCGACCTGCCGCAGAACAAGGCCACCCTGCTGCACCGTTCGGGCCGGACCGGCCGCGCGGGCCGCAAGGGCACCAGCGTTCTGATCGTGCCCTACACCCGTCGCCGCAAGGCGGAGATGCTGTTCGGCTCGGCCAACATCGACGCCGGCTGGAGCGGCCCGCCCGGGGCCGAGGAAATCCGCGAGCGCGACAAGGCCCGCCTGCTGGAAACGGCGATGACCTTCGAGCCCGTGGGCGAGGAAGACCTGGCGCTGGGCAAGCTGCTCTTGGAACAGAAGACACCGGAAGAGATCGCCGGGGCCTTCATGCGCCTGCAACGCGGCGGCCTGCCCGAGCCGGAAGAACTGTACGACGACGGCCGCGGCGCCGATGCGCGCCCCGCCAAGGGTGCGCCGCGCGAGCGGTCGGAACGCTCCGAGGCCCCGCGTGGCGGCTACGACCGTCCCGAGCGCGTCGAGTACGCGCCGCGTGAGCCGCGCGAAGGCGGCATGACCGACGGCATCTGGTTCCGCCTGAACGTCGGCCGCGGCAAGAACGCCGACCCGAAGTGGATCCTGCCGATGATCTGCCGCCTGGGTCACGTGACCAAGAAGGACGTCGGCTCGATCAAGATCTTCGACAGCGAGACGAAGTTCGAGATCAGCGCCGAAGCTTCGGTGCGGTTTGCCGAAGCGGTGCGGGCGACGTCGCGGGAAGACGTGAAGATCGAGCCGTCGACGGCGCCGGGCATCGGCGATACCCGCTCGCCGCGCCCGGCCGGTCCGGCTCCGCGTCCGGCAGGGCCGTCGGGCGCCGGACCGGGTGGTCCGCGCAAGCCGTATGGTGAGAAGAAGCCGTACGAGAAGAAACCGCCGTTCAAGGGTCCGCCTCCCGGCAAGGCGGGGTTCAAGAAGCATAAGCCGTAG
- a CDS encoding acetolactate synthase large subunit encodes MNGADALITTLCDNGVEACFANPGTSEMQFVSALDREPRMRPVLCLFEGVATGAADGYGRIAGKPACTLLHLGAGYANGGANLHNARRAGTPVVNVIGDHATYHRQYDAPLNSDIAGWAAPNSLWVKSAETADEVGPLAAEAVQASFGAPGGCASLILPADTAWLETTVTGPVLAPRPRAQVTPDEVATIAARIKAAKKPVILMGGSCTQGPGIAAAARVSAAGVRILIDTFVARHSRGAGRFAPDRLPYFGEMAIADLEGVDLMVLVETTMPVAFFAYPDRPSVLVPEGCELASLCGKEADGPDALTALADALGAPAHGPVVEQALPAAPTGRLDPYSIGASIARHMPEGTLISDDAVTAGLPIFTQTKTARAHEWLCLTGGAIGQGIPLAIGAAVAAPHAKVLSLNGDGAGMYTVQGLWTIARENLDVTTVVFANNAYRILGIELGRTGAGNPGPAAKTLLDLSNPKIDWQQIAGGLGIKAERATTAEEFDAAFERAMTQRGPRFIEAAL; translated from the coding sequence ATGAACGGCGCCGACGCCCTGATCACCACCCTCTGCGACAACGGCGTCGAGGCCTGCTTCGCCAACCCCGGCACCAGCGAGATGCAGTTCGTCTCCGCCCTCGACCGCGAGCCGCGCATGCGTCCGGTGCTCTGCCTGTTCGAGGGCGTGGCGACCGGCGCCGCCGACGGCTACGGCCGCATCGCCGGCAAGCCCGCCTGCACCCTGCTGCATCTCGGGGCCGGCTACGCCAACGGCGGGGCCAACCTGCACAATGCCCGCCGCGCCGGCACGCCGGTGGTCAACGTCATCGGCGACCACGCCACCTACCACCGCCAGTACGACGCCCCGCTGAACAGCGACATCGCCGGCTGGGCCGCCCCCAACTCGCTGTGGGTGAAATCGGCCGAGACCGCCGACGAGGTTGGCCCGCTGGCCGCCGAAGCCGTCCAGGCCAGCTTCGGCGCCCCCGGCGGCTGCGCCAGCCTGATCCTGCCGGCCGACACCGCCTGGCTGGAAACCACCGTCACCGGCCCGGTGCTGGCGCCCCGGCCGCGCGCGCAGGTCACCCCCGACGAAGTCGCGACTATCGCCGCCCGCATCAAGGCCGCAAAGAAGCCGGTCATCCTGATGGGCGGCAGCTGCACGCAGGGCCCCGGCATCGCCGCCGCCGCCCGCGTCTCCGCCGCCGGGGTGCGCATCCTCATCGACACCTTCGTCGCCCGCCATTCGCGCGGCGCCGGCCGCTTTGCCCCCGATCGCCTGCCCTACTTCGGCGAGATGGCCATCGCCGACCTCGAGGGCGTCGACCTGATGGTCCTGGTGGAAACCACCATGCCGGTCGCCTTCTTCGCCTATCCCGACCGCCCCAGCGTCCTGGTCCCCGAAGGCTGCGAGCTGGCCAGCCTCTGTGGCAAGGAGGCCGACGGCCCCGACGCCCTCACCGCCCTGGCCGACGCCCTCGGCGCCCCGGCGCACGGCCCGGTCGTCGAACAGGCCCTGCCCGCCGCCCCGACCGGCCGCCTCGATCCCTATTCGATCGGCGCCTCCATCGCCCGCCACATGCCGGAGGGGACGCTGATCTCCGACGACGCGGTCACCGCCGGCCTGCCGATCTTCACCCAGACGAAGACCGCCCGCGCTCACGAATGGCTCTGCCTGACCGGAGGCGCTATCGGCCAGGGCATCCCGCTGGCCATCGGCGCGGCCGTCGCTGCGCCGCACGCCAAGGTGCTCAGCCTGAACGGCGACGGGGCGGGGATGTACACGGTCCAGGGCCTGTGGACGATCGCCCGCGAGAACCTCGACGTCACGACGGTGGTGTTCGCCAACAACGCCTACCGCATCCTCGGCATCGAGCTCGGCCGCACCGGCGCCGGCAACCCCGGCCCGGCGGCGAAGACCCTGCTGGACCTCAGCAACCCGAAGATCGACTGGCAACAGATCGCCGGCGGATTGGGCATCAAGGCCGAACGGGCGACCACGGCCGAGGAGTTCGACGCCGCCTTCGAACGGGCCATGACCCAGCGCGGCCCACGCTTCATCGAGGCGGCCCTCTAG
- a CDS encoding lysoplasmalogenase family protein, producing the protein MTRDAVVKLALLAAVVGGTSYVLAWGMNLPPAWDLAWKGTGVGFLAVFAALRARSLDGWLLTAVMTFGVLGDVLLGVNFITGALAFLAGHLVAIGLYLRNRRPALTRSQLLLAVVLVPATVIIAFLLPTDRAQAPGIALYATGLSAMAACAWISRFPRLWTGLGAIFFLISDLLIFARMGRIEPGFTVGLAVWGLYFAGQVMICLGVSGKLVEEA; encoded by the coding sequence ATGACCAGAGATGCTGTCGTGAAACTGGCGCTGCTCGCCGCCGTGGTCGGCGGGACCAGCTACGTGCTGGCCTGGGGGATGAACCTGCCGCCGGCCTGGGACCTGGCGTGGAAGGGAACCGGCGTCGGCTTCCTGGCGGTGTTCGCCGCCTTGCGGGCGCGGAGCCTGGACGGCTGGCTGCTGACGGCGGTGATGACCTTCGGGGTGCTGGGCGATGTGCTGCTGGGGGTGAACTTCATAACCGGGGCGCTGGCCTTCCTGGCCGGGCATCTGGTCGCCATCGGCCTCTACCTGCGCAATCGCCGCCCTGCCCTGACCCGCAGCCAGCTGTTGCTGGCCGTGGTGCTGGTTCCCGCGACGGTGATCATCGCCTTCCTGCTGCCGACCGACCGGGCCCAGGCGCCGGGCATCGCCCTCTATGCAACGGGGCTGTCGGCCATGGCCGCCTGCGCCTGGATCAGCCGCTTTCCCCGGCTGTGGACGGGGCTGGGGGCCATCTTCTTCCTGATCTCCGACCTGTTGATCTTCGCCCGCATGGGACGGATCGAGCCCGGCTTCACGGTCGGGCTGGCGGTCTGGGGGCTGTATTTCGCCGGGCAGGTGATGATCTGCCTGGGGGTCAGCGGCAAGCTGGTGGAAGAGGCCTAG
- a CDS encoding VIT family protein, producing the protein MARLHRESHRIDRVGWLRAAVLGANDGIVSTASLIVGVAAASQGRGPILVAGVAALVAGAMSMAAGEYVSVSSQSDTERADLAKEKAELETQPEHELEELTQIYVGRGVEVGLARQVATQMMSSDALGAHARDELGISDFTTARPIQAALTSAATFATGAALPLALAAIVPLGLLVWAVSLASLLFLALLGGIGARAGGAPMLKPVLRVTFWGAIAMALTAGVGALFGVAA; encoded by the coding sequence ATGGCCCGCCTTCATCGAGAGTCCCACCGCATCGACCGTGTCGGCTGGCTGCGCGCCGCCGTGCTCGGCGCCAATGACGGCATCGTCTCCACCGCCAGCCTGATCGTCGGGGTGGCGGCGGCGTCGCAGGGCAGGGGACCGATCCTCGTCGCCGGGGTCGCGGCCCTGGTCGCCGGGGCCATGTCGATGGCGGCCGGCGAGTATGTCTCGGTCAGCTCGCAGTCCGACACCGAGCGCGCCGACCTCGCCAAGGAGAAGGCCGAACTCGAGACCCAGCCCGAGCATGAGCTGGAAGAGCTGACCCAGATCTACGTCGGCCGCGGCGTCGAGGTCGGGCTCGCCCGTCAGGTCGCGACCCAGATGATGTCCAGCGACGCCCTGGGGGCCCACGCCCGCGACGAGCTCGGCATCTCCGATTTCACCACCGCCCGGCCGATCCAGGCGGCCCTGACCTCGGCCGCCACCTTCGCCACCGGCGCCGCCCTGCCGCTGGCGCTGGCCGCCATCGTGCCGCTCGGCCTGCTTGTCTGGGCGGTGTCGCTCGCCTCCCTGCTGTTCCTGGCCCTGCTCGGCGGCATCGGGGCCCGGGCCGGCGGTGCGCCGATGCTCAAGCCGGTCCTGCGCGTCACCTTCTGGGGCGCCATCGCCATGGCCCTGACCGCCGGGGTCGGTGCGCTGTTCGGTGTGGCGGCCTAG
- a CDS encoding cytochrome b — translation MSLTNSRAAYGWVAIGLHWISAIGVALLYLLGEQMEEAPDRAARIAAQGLHVSVGVLLFTFLAARLLWSFSQPHPESLERNRWLRLAAIAVHLLFLAMILVLLVTGPLAVWSAARPIQVFDLFAIPSPFGARVEWLHEAAEWVHGAATKLFWPLIVLHVAGALKHTFIDRDATLRRMLWLKRA, via the coding sequence ATGTCCCTGACCAACAGCCGCGCCGCCTATGGCTGGGTGGCCATCGGCCTCCATTGGATCAGCGCCATCGGCGTCGCCCTCCTCTATCTGCTCGGCGAACAGATGGAGGAGGCCCCGGACCGGGCCGCCAGGATCGCCGCCCAGGGCCTGCACGTGTCGGTCGGGGTGCTGCTGTTCACCTTCCTGGCCGCGCGGCTGCTGTGGTCCTTCTCGCAACCCCATCCCGAGTCGCTGGAGCGGAACCGCTGGCTGCGCCTGGCCGCCATCGCCGTGCATCTGCTGTTCCTGGCCATGATCCTCGTCCTGCTGGTCACCGGCCCGCTGGCCGTCTGGTCCGCCGCCCGGCCGATCCAGGTCTTCGACCTGTTCGCCATCCCCAGCCCCTTCGGCGCCCGCGTTGAGTGGCTGCATGAGGCGGCCGAATGGGTGCACGGGGCGGCGACCAAGCTGTTCTGGCCGCTGATCGTGCTGCATGTCGCCGGCGCGCTGAAACATACCTTCATTGACCGCGACGCCACCCTGCGGCGCATGCTGTGGCTCAAACGCGCCTGA
- a CDS encoding alpha/beta hydrolase-fold protein produces MRRLLLALAILVGLATTAAAQPRQDVAPFAAPGTPVVIGQGYDLPTKHYPKPRRINVQLPPGYDDPENKDRRYPVLYLLDGGAGWQDFAHIAGIVQQGGTWGISAPVILVGVESGDRKAEFTQPSSDPGEQKDFPTHGKAETFRQFLVQDLKPAVDAAYRTDGTDGLIGESLAALFVVDEFLTHPADFDRYIAISPSLWWDQQALAKSAQARLAAPNPPPRTLWLSIADEGGTMQSGVDLVVAALKANPNPAVTWTYAPYPAEKHSTIYHPAATRAIREVFPAPSDAQR; encoded by the coding sequence ATGCGCCGCCTGCTGCTCGCTCTCGCCATCCTCGTGGGCCTCGCCACGACCGCCGCCGCCCAACCTCGCCAGGATGTGGCCCCCTTCGCCGCCCCCGGAACCCCCGTCGTCATCGGCCAGGGCTACGACCTGCCGACAAAGCACTACCCCAAGCCCCGCCGCATCAACGTCCAGCTGCCGCCCGGCTATGACGACCCGGAGAACAAGGACCGCCGCTACCCGGTCCTCTATCTGCTCGACGGCGGCGCCGGCTGGCAGGACTTCGCCCATATCGCCGGCATCGTGCAGCAGGGCGGAACCTGGGGCATCAGCGCGCCGGTCATCCTGGTCGGCGTTGAGAGCGGCGACCGCAAGGCCGAGTTCACGCAACCCTCGTCCGATCCCGGCGAACAGAAAGACTTCCCCACCCACGGCAAGGCCGAAACCTTCCGCCAGTTCCTCGTTCAGGACCTCAAGCCCGCCGTCGACGCCGCTTACCGCACCGACGGGACCGACGGCCTGATCGGCGAGTCCCTGGCCGCCCTGTTCGTCGTCGACGAATTCCTCACCCACCCCGCCGACTTCGACCGCTACATCGCCATCAGCCCCAGCCTCTGGTGGGACCAGCAGGCGCTAGCCAAATCGGCGCAGGCCAGGCTCGCCGCCCCGAACCCGCCGCCCCGCACCCTGTGGCTGTCCATCGCCGACGAGGGCGGGACCATGCAGTCCGGCGTCGATCTGGTGGTGGCGGCGCTGAAGGCCAACCCGAACCCGGCCGTGACCTGGACCTACGCCCCGTATCCGGCCGAAAAGCACTCCACCATCTACCACCCGGCCGCCACCCGGGCGATCCGCGAGGTGTTTCCAGCGCCGTCTGACGCCCAGCGTTGA
- a CDS encoding feruloyl-CoA synthase — MDGSHTPAPFRDARYAPRRLDVERRDDGAIVLTNPTPWSDRFLTTTAALDHWAAEAPDRVWLAERDGDGWRTITYGQAHAQVSALAGALKAQGLPAARPLLILARNGIDHALISYAAMGLGTPIAPVSPQYGLKGADLARLDYACQVLQPAAVYADDAEAFAGALAAPFLAGLPVIASRNPRPGDIPFAEALKAAPAAFTATPDDTAKLLLTSGSTGRPKAVIGSHRNVSLNAAQITACFDDPDPPVVVNAAPWSHSLGANAILHMVLHRGGTLYIDAGQPVAGRFDETVRNLKEVSPTYHNMVPAGWALFATELERDEDLAKTFFARVRILQYGGASLGQSIIDRVQAVAVRVCGHRITFATGYGSTETGPTACNIHWLNARSGMCGLPVPGTSAKLAPVGEKFELRIKGPQVSPGYLGEPELSAAAFDEDGFYKLGDAARLADDADPEAGLVFDGRLVENFKLASGTFVAAGALRVAAVSAIGGAVSDAVVCGEGEEGVGLMLFLDPAYNARHTPDETRAVIEAGLAKMNAAAKGGGGRIWRALILDGAPDAASGELTDKGYINQALARGRRPTELARLFEAEPDAGVLTF; from the coding sequence ATGGACGGCAGCCACACCCCCGCACCCTTCCGCGACGCCCGCTACGCCCCGCGCCGGCTCGACGTCGAGCGCCGCGACGACGGCGCCATCGTCCTGACCAATCCCACCCCCTGGTCGGACCGGTTCCTCACCACCACCGCCGCCCTGGACCACTGGGCCGCCGAAGCGCCCGACCGCGTCTGGCTGGCCGAGCGCGACGGAGACGGCTGGCGCACCATCACCTACGGCCAGGCCCACGCCCAGGTCTCGGCCCTGGCCGGCGCCCTCAAAGCCCAGGGCCTCCCGGCCGCCCGCCCCCTGCTCATCCTCGCCCGCAACGGCATCGACCACGCCCTGATCTCCTATGCCGCCATGGGCCTCGGCACGCCGATCGCGCCCGTCTCCCCGCAGTACGGCCTGAAGGGCGCCGACCTCGCCCGCCTCGACTACGCCTGCCAGGTGCTGCAACCGGCCGCCGTCTACGCCGACGACGCCGAGGCCTTCGCCGGCGCCCTGGCCGCGCCCTTCCTCGCCGGACTGCCGGTCATCGCCAGCCGCAACCCGCGTCCCGGCGACATCCCCTTCGCCGAAGCCCTGAAGGCGGCCCCCGCCGCCTTCACCGCCACCCCCGACGACACCGCCAAGCTGCTGCTGACCAGCGGCTCCACCGGCCGGCCCAAGGCCGTCATCGGCAGCCACCGCAATGTCTCGCTGAACGCCGCCCAGATCACCGCCTGCTTCGACGACCCCGACCCGCCCGTCGTCGTCAACGCCGCCCCCTGGAGCCACAGCCTCGGCGCCAACGCCATCCTGCACATGGTCCTGCACCGGGGCGGCACCCTCTACATCGACGCCGGCCAGCCGGTCGCCGGCCGCTTCGACGAGACGGTGCGCAATCTGAAAGAGGTCTCGCCGACCTACCACAACATGGTCCCCGCCGGCTGGGCCCTGTTCGCCACCGAGCTTGAACGCGACGAGGACCTCGCCAAGACCTTCTTCGCCCGCGTCCGCATCCTGCAGTACGGCGGCGCCTCGCTCGGCCAGTCGATCATCGACCGGGTCCAGGCCGTGGCAGTGCGCGTCTGCGGCCATCGCATCACCTTCGCCACGGGCTACGGCTCGACCGAGACCGGCCCTACCGCCTGCAACATCCACTGGCTGAACGCCCGCTCCGGCATGTGCGGCCTGCCCGTCCCCGGCACCAGCGCCAAGCTCGCCCCTGTCGGCGAGAAGTTCGAACTGCGCATCAAGGGCCCGCAGGTTTCGCCCGGCTACTTAGGGGAGCCCGAGCTCTCCGCCGCCGCCTTCGACGAGGACGGCTTCTACAAACTGGGCGACGCCGCCCGCCTGGCCGACGACGCCGACCCTGAAGCGGGCCTCGTCTTCGACGGCCGCCTGGTCGAGAACTTCAAGCTGGCCAGCGGCACCTTCGTCGCCGCCGGGGCCCTGCGCGTCGCCGCCGTTTCGGCCATCGGCGGCGCCGTCTCCGACGCCGTCGTCTGCGGTGAAGGGGAGGAGGGCGTCGGCCTGATGCTGTTCCTCGACCCCGCCTACAACGCCCGCCACACCCCGGACGAAACCCGCGCCGTCATCGAAGCCGGCCTCGCCAAGATGAATGCGGCGGCCAAGGGCGGCGGCGGCCGCATCTGGCGCGCCCTCATCCTCGACGGCGCCCCCGACGCCGCCAGCGGCGAACTGACCGACAAGGGCTACATCAACCAGGCCCTGGCGCGCGGTCGCCGGCCGACGGAGCTGGCGCGGCTGTTCGAGGCGGAGCCGGATGCGGGCGTGCTGACCTTCTGA
- a CDS encoding DUF6596 domain-containing protein produces the protein MEGRLIEAARGRVVAALAARFRDLDLAEEAFAEAAASAVEAWRRDFPDDPPAWLWRTAYRKALDAIRRASTRTKALHDAPPPEPTPEDAMIAADQPIPDERLRLIFVCCHPALDPAARIALTLKIVLGLSTDRLARAFLVAEPAMLQRITRAKKKIAAAGVPFEIPGPGQWPERLDAVLSTLEVAYAQAYEDAALTTDTAATFAPEVLRLSGLLADLLPEEPEVLALAALVRFAEARRPARLDETGAMVPLSLQEPHLWRGDRIAEGAALLDRAADLARPGPRQILAAIHGAHLSRQETGVTPWGDIARLYDALVMLRPGPVSAVNRAVAYAEAFDPDEGLRAFNAIAPQPAWLPWQAARAYLLDQTGQRAAAASAYDAALALDPPPAERLYLQKQRLRLN, from the coding sequence ATGGAAGGCCGGCTGATCGAGGCCGCGCGGGGGCGTGTGGTGGCCGCCCTGGCCGCCCGCTTCCGCGACCTCGATCTGGCCGAAGAAGCCTTCGCCGAAGCCGCCGCCAGCGCTGTCGAGGCCTGGCGGCGCGACTTCCCGGACGACCCGCCCGCCTGGCTTTGGCGCACGGCTTATCGCAAGGCGCTGGACGCCATCCGCCGGGCCAGCACGCGCACCAAGGCGCTCCACGACGCCCCGCCGCCCGAGCCCACCCCCGAAGACGCCATGATCGCCGCCGACCAGCCGATCCCCGACGAGCGCCTGCGGCTGATCTTCGTCTGCTGCCACCCGGCCCTCGACCCGGCCGCCCGCATCGCCCTGACCCTGAAGATCGTGCTCGGCCTCTCGACCGACCGCCTGGCCCGCGCCTTCCTCGTCGCCGAGCCGGCCATGCTCCAGCGCATCACCCGCGCCAAGAAGAAGATCGCCGCCGCCGGCGTCCCCTTCGAAATCCCCGGCCCGGGCCAATGGCCCGAACGCCTCGACGCGGTCTTAAGCACCCTCGAAGTCGCCTATGCCCAGGCCTACGAGGACGCGGCCCTCACCACCGACACGGCCGCCACTTTCGCCCCGGAAGTCCTGCGCCTCTCCGGCCTCCTCGCCGACCTGCTGCCCGAGGAGCCCGAGGTCCTGGCCCTGGCCGCCCTGGTCCGCTTCGCCGAGGCCCGCCGCCCGGCCCGGCTCGACGAGACCGGGGCCATGGTCCCCCTGTCCCTGCAGGAACCCCACCTCTGGCGCGGCGACCGCATTGCCGAGGGCGCGGCCCTGCTCGACCGCGCCGCAGACCTCGCCCGCCCCGGCCCCCGCCAGATCCTCGCCGCCATCCACGGCGCCCACCTCTCGCGCCAGGAAACCGGCGTCACTCCCTGGGGCGACATCGCCCGCCTCTACGACGCCCTGGTCATGCTCCGCCCCGGCCCGGTCAGCGCGGTCAACCGCGCCGTCGCCTACGCCGAAGCGTTCGACCCCGACGAGGGCCTGCGCGCCTTCAACGCCATCGCGCCGCAACCCGCCTGGCTCCCCTGGCAAGCCGCCCGGGCGTACCTGCTCGACCAGACGGGCCAACGCGCGGCGGCGGCGTCCGCCTACGACGCCGCCCTGGCCCTCGATCCGCCGCCGGCGGAACGCCTCTACCTCCAGAAGCAGAGGCTGCGTCTGAACTAA
- a CDS encoding YciI family protein has protein sequence MKYMILIYEPESAFEGEVGERRLTDIVGKHMALAAELTEAGIQLGGAGLQPAHTATTIRTDAAGGQALHDGPFAETHEQLGGYYLIEVANLDEAIAIGKRVPVAPGGKVEVRPLMDHD, from the coding sequence ATGAAGTACATGATCCTGATCTACGAGCCCGAAAGCGCCTTCGAGGGCGAGGTCGGCGAGCGCCGCCTGACTGACATCGTCGGCAAGCACATGGCCCTGGCCGCCGAGCTGACCGAAGCCGGCATCCAGCTGGGCGGCGCCGGGTTGCAGCCGGCCCATACGGCGACGACCATCCGCACCGACGCCGCCGGCGGCCAGGCCTTGCACGACGGCCCGTTCGCCGAAACCCACGAGCAACTCGGCGGCTACTACCTGATCGAGGTCGCCAACCTCGACGAGGCCATCGCCATCGGCAAGCGCGTCCCCGTCGCGCCCGGCGGCAAGGTCGAGGTGCGGCCGCTGATGGATCACGACTGA
- a CDS encoding type II toxin-antitoxin system ParD family antitoxin, with protein MSTSLTPDQEALLERAVASGRFASREDAVAEALAMLDERLAKHARLKRDIEIGLESGPGEAGSFTEVARRARARFEAQQASGKGPPSAQAAE; from the coding sequence ATGAGCACGTCACTGACCCCGGATCAGGAAGCCCTGCTTGAGCGCGCTGTCGCCTCGGGCCGTTTCGCCTCGCGAGAGGATGCTGTCGCCGAAGCGCTTGCCATGCTGGACGAGCGGCTGGCCAAGCACGCACGGTTGAAGAGGGACATCGAAATCGGCCTTGAAAGTGGCCCAGGTGAAGCGGGCAGCTTCACGGAGGTGGCCAGACGCGCCCGCGCGCGGTTCGAAGCGCAGCAGGCGTCCGGCAAGGGACCGCCTTCGGCTCAGGCCGCAGAATAG
- a CDS encoding type II toxin-antitoxin system RelE/ParE family toxin → MKRAASRRWPDAPARGSKRSRRPARDRLRLRPQNSLAQGFTSAAAEADADEIWFWIAAERPRAADALVRSFDEASSMLAEFPNAGPARDDLAPGLRSFAVYPYVLFYRPITGGIEVVRVLDGRRNITPDLF, encoded by the coding sequence GTGAAGCGGGCAGCTTCACGGAGGTGGCCAGACGCGCCCGCGCGCGGTTCGAAGCGCAGCAGGCGTCCGGCAAGGGACCGCCTTCGGCTCAGGCCGCAGAATAGCCTTGCCCAAGGTTTCACCAGCGCAGCCGCCGAAGCGGATGCCGACGAAATCTGGTTCTGGATCGCCGCCGAAAGACCGCGCGCCGCGGATGCGCTGGTACGATCCTTCGACGAGGCCTCCTCGATGCTGGCGGAGTTCCCCAACGCGGGACCTGCCAGAGACGATTTGGCCCCAGGCCTGCGGTCGTTCGCGGTCTATCCCTACGTTCTGTTCTACCGGCCGATCACAGGCGGCATCGAAGTCGTCCGCGTGCTCGACGGCCGCCGGAACATCACGCCCGACCTGTTCTAA